A genomic window from Lycium barbarum isolate Lr01 chromosome 4, ASM1917538v2, whole genome shotgun sequence includes:
- the LOC132634934 gene encoding tetraspanin-10, producing the protein MGTSTSIFVIRCINFLTVLLAVGIVGFGIWMSAHHDGCRNSLTLPVLGLGGVIFVVSVVGFLGAWKNNSILLWIYLIMLCLILMAILVFTVLAFIVTNNGSGHSVTGLRYKEYQLKDYSSWFLKQLNNTHNWKHLKSCLVKTDDCSNLSKRYKTLKQYKFAKLTPIEAGCCRPPSECGYPAVNASYYDLSFHPTSAIKDCKLYKNSKKVKCYNCDSCKAGVAQYMKTEWRVVAIFNVILFVILSIIYFVGCCARRNAARSRSKV; encoded by the exons ATGGGTACATCAACTAGCATTTTTGTGATTAGATGTATCAATTTTCTCACAGTG CTGTTAGCTGTGGGCATCGTAGGTTTTGGAATTTGGATGAGCGCTCATCATGATGGCTGTCGAAATTCTCTTACTTTGCCTGTTCTAGGTCTTGGTGGAGTTATATTCGTCGT ATCAGTTGTTGGGTTTCTTGGAGCATGGAAGAACAACTCCATCTTGTTGTGGATT TATCTAATCATGTTGTGCTTGATTTTGATGGCAATATTGGTCTTCACCGTTTTGGC GTTCATTGTGACGAATAACGGCTCAGGTCATAGTGTTACTGGACTAAG GTACAAGGAGTATCAACTTAAAGACTACAGTTCGTGGTTTCTAAAACAA CTCAATAACACCCATAACTGGAAGCACCTGAAAAGCTGTCTTGTCAAGACCGATGACTGTAGTAACCTATCAAAGAGATACAAG ACTCTCAAGCAATATAAATTTGCAAAACTAACACCTATTGAAGCTGGTTGCTGCAGACCGCCATCCGA GTGTGGTTACCCTGCTGTTAATGCATCTTACTATGACTTGAGCTTTCATCCAACGAGTGCCATCAAGGACTGCAAGCTTTACAAAAATTCAAAGAAAGTCAAGTGCTATAACTGTGATTCCTGCAA GGCTGGTGTCGCACAATACATGAAAACTGAGTGGAGAGTAGTTGCTATCTTCAACGTGATTCTCTTTGTCATCTTG TCGATAATCTACTTCGTGGGATGCTGTGCAAGACGCAATGCTGCTCGTAGCCGCTCTAAAGTTTGA
- the LOC132634935 gene encoding uncharacterized protein LOC132634935, protein MAPKKRPNMEQAKPISTRVTRSSTRNGNTKPISSDPEPPKPKRVKKTPISEPKPELKTGSKGIVVVEHCKQCTQFKVRAVKVKEELENGVPGLEVRVNPEKPRRGCFEIRLDGENGEKFVSLLDMKRPFGPMKALDMDKVISDIIQKIK, encoded by the coding sequence ATGGCACCAAAGAAAAGACCCAATATGGAGCAAGCAAAACCCATTTCAACTCGTGTGACCCGAAGTTCAACCCGAAATGGCAACACAAAGCCCATTTCATCCGACCCGGAACCACCAAAACCTAAAAGGGTCAAGAAAACACCTATTTCCGAGCCCAAACCCGAATTGAAAACCGGGTCAAAGGGTATTGTGGTTGTTGAGCATTGTAAACAGTGTACTCAATTCAAGGTTAGGGCTGTGAAAGTGAAAGAGGAATTGGAAAATGGAGTACCCGGTTTGGAAGTTCGGGTCAACCCGGAAAAGCCCAGAAGGGGTTGCTTTGAGATTCGTTTAGATGGTGAAAATGGTGAGAAATTTGTTAGTCTTTTGGATATGAAGAGGCCATTTGGACCAATGAAAGCACTTGATATGGACAAGGTCATTTCTGACATTATTCAAAAGATTAAGTGA
- the LOC132638101 gene encoding protein neprosin-like isoform X1 has product MKTKQKMSLHLRVIMQILVTISLFLNHYEVEGEQRLSKAEDLELEKQLKLLNKPAIKTIKGKYVEIYDCVDFYKQPAFDHPLLKNHNFHPEMKPTFFNLRRDDISSKMNRPFNIELEGGGCPPGTVPIRRITKEDLIRRRLASQIRDVDDSPDGDGIESNVSDGTKHPKGFGGGYKFASVQIPYKLRIKMAGVGAIISLHNPQHLSGHEHSGGRIKVQKGIDSIQVGWTVSPPVYGDTHTRSYTYFKAGKLGCYNTRCPGFVHVNTAIPLDGKLPGSSYGGPIYDIPMEIARDASNGNWWFYIGPNYTGVGFWPAKIFTRLKGFATSAEFGGVVYSPPGVPEPSMGSGYFPVGDLNRDAYCRKSTYFTDKGLAKSLDEISVRLLASSPNLYRVTDYPNYAGFNGNIVLYGGPGEHM; this is encoded by the exons ATGAAAACAAAGCAG AAAATGTCATTGCATCTGAGAGTCATCATGCAGATTTTGGTTACAATTTCACTATTTTTGAACCATTATGAAGTTGAAGGAGAACAGAGGTTGTCTAAAGCAGAAGATTTAGAGTTAGAGAAGCAACTAAAACTTCTTAATAAGCCAGCAATCAAGACTATTAAG GGTAAATACGTAGAAATATATGATTGTGTTGACTTTTACAAACAACCTGCATTCGATCATCCTCTATTGAAGAATCATAATTTTCATCCCGAG ATGAAACCTACATTTTTCAATTTACGAAGAGATGACATTTCTTCAAAAATGAATAGGCCTTTTAACATAGAGTTAGAAGGTGGAGGTTGTCCTCCTGGAACAGTTCCTATTAGAAGAATTACTAAAGAAGATCTAATACGACGAAGACTTGCATCACAAATAAGAGACGTAGATGATTCTCCTGATGGTGAT GGTATAGAGTCCAATGTTTCAGATGGAACCAAACATCCTAAGGGTTTCGGAGGAGGCTACAAG TTTGCAAGTGTGCAAATCCCATATAAGCTAAGAATCAAAATGGCAGGAGTAGGAGCAATTATAAGCTTGCATAATCCTCAACATCTTagtgggcatgaacatagtggAGGTCGTATAAAGGTTCAAAAGGGGATTGATAGCATACAAGTTGGCTGGACA GTGAGTCCACCTGTCTATGGAGACACTCATACACGATCATACACATATTTTAAG GCTGGAAAACTAGGTTGTTATAATACTCGGTGCCCTGGTTTTGTACATGTAAACACTGCAATACCTTTAGATGGGAAACTTCCAGGCTCTTCCTATGGTGGACCTATTTATGATATACCAATGGAAATTGCTCGG GATGCTTCAAATGGAAATTGGTGGTTTTATATAGGACCAAACTATACAGGAGTTGGATTTTGGCCAGCAAAGATATTTACCAGGTTAAAGGGATTTGCAACAAGTGCTGAATTTGGAGGAGTTGTGTATAGTCCTCCAGGAGTTCCAGAACCTTCTATGGGCAGTGGCTATTTTCCAGTTGGAGACCTTAATAGAGATGCATATTGTAGGAAGAGTACCTACTTTACTGATAAGGGTTTAGCTAAGTCCTTAGATGAAATTTCAGTGAGATTACTTGCAAGTAGTCCAAATTTATATAGGGTTACTGATTATCCAAACTATGCGGGTTTTAATGGGAATATAGTGTTATATGGAGGACCAGGTGAACATATGTAG